The Polyangiaceae bacterium genomic interval GAGTTTGTCGTGGCCATGCCGAACGGACCCGACTGCGGCCCGACGAATTTCAAGGTTGTCTTCCGCTGATCGCCGCCGCGCCTTGATTTGAACGCTCGCTCCGCGCGCGTGAGACGCGGCATAGAGGGAGAGGGCGAATCGGTTACAGTTGATCCGGGGGGGGGCCGAGCTCGCCTGCTTTTGCAAGCGCAAACCCCCGGGAGCAAGCCTCGACCCAACGAGAACTAAGCCTCGCGAAGCGCGCGTCCCACGCGCGCGAAGCGAGCCACCAACTCCAGTCCCGGCTTCAAGACGACAAAAAACCGAAAGGTCCGAAGGACTTGCATCCTTCGGACCTTGTCGGGGCGAGTGGATTTGAACCACCGACCCCTTGACCCCCAGTCAAGTGCGCTAACCAGGCTGCGCTACGCCCCGAACTGCTCTGTGAAGTCATGCCCCGCAGAGCGACCGGCACGCTAGCCGAATCGCGACGGAATGCAAGCACTTACCGAAACTCGTGCTGCGCCACCGGCGTTCCGTCCCGCATCACCGCGCGAATAGCCGCTGCGATTGCTTCTCGCGAAGCATCCGCAAGCAAAATTCCCGGATCAGTTCGGGCCCACGTTGCCAGATCCCCCGACGCAGTTGCCACGACCGGCACGCCAAGCGCTCGCGCTTCCCGCACGACCGTAGGAGCTGCTTCGGCTCGCGACGCGTGCACGAGCACGCTCGACGCCGCAATCCACGCAAGCGCCTCGGTTCGCGATACGAGCCCCACGAACGTCGCCCGCGCTCGAGCCGTGCGCGCGACATGTTCGAGCTCCGCGCGCGATGGCCCATCACCCACCAAGACGATGGGAGCTCCGATCAAAGCAGCAGCTTCGATCGCCAAATCGTGTTGTTTGGGCTCGATCAATCGACCAACGGCCACGACAAACCCAAGCCGATTCGCACGCATCGATGCGCGAATTTCGTTCACTCTCGTTGTCACGTCGGGCAGCTCGATGGCCGCAGGTTCGACATACGACGCCTCGGCCAAACGCCCTTGCAGTTTGAAAGGGAGCGCGCGACAGAGCGTTTCGAGCGACGCTCGTGCAACGAAACGGAAACGCGTTTCTCGTTCGACGAGAGCCGTCACGACAGCCGAACGCAGTGGCGCCGCAAGTGCACACAGAAGCCGCACGTCCCCGCCATGCGCGACGACTTCGAGCGGCGCCGAGTGATCGATGAGGAGCGGCACACCCGAAGGAACGATCCAGTGCCCGATGACGCGATCGACACGTCCAATCGATGCGATTCGCGCACGCGCAGCCGAGCCGAACGAGAAGGCATGAAGCAAACGCAGCGGGTTTGTCC includes:
- a CDS encoding glycosyltransferase family 4 protein translates to MKLLLVTTSYPAHDEDPSGHFVRAEARMLARGGHEVHVVAPLGAATDPIEQDPAAPSLFVHRAGGGSLFGWPGVATRARTNPLRLLHAFSFGSAARARIASIGRVDRVIGHWIVPSGVPLLIDHSAPLEVVAHGGDVRLLCALAAPLRSAVVTALVERETRFRFVARASLETLCRALPFKLQGRLAEASYVEPAAIELPDVTTRVNEIRASMRANRLGFVVAVGRLIEPKQHDLAIEAAALIGAPIVLVGDGPSRAELEHVARTARARATFVGLVSRTEALAWIAASSVLVHASRAEAAPTVVREARALGVPVVATASGDLATWARTDPGILLADASREAIAAAIRAVMRDGTPVAQHEFR